tctagtgaatatgttaattgtaaaataaaaaataacttatgttttgtaagtgtgtttaaatgtttcaacgatctacacatacatacatacacatacatacgagttgttaatttctataaaaatcagtatttcttcgttgatatgttggacatccccaaggcttgcggtcttgtcgtcggtgaaatttataagaaaatgcagcgtatattttccatccgccatgcaaggctatacaagttttagatcactacacggccatgaaccatgtctgtggtaacaatatcgaacagtaacccatatttcgtcataagcagactcgcaaatgtaagttgttgaaaatagaataaaaattgttattcgatgttgtttaaatacttaaaagacatagtcctgaccctaacttaactatttttctataaatctccttgaatttcagcaaaacaatcttatccataacagaaaataattatcagagacaattttcgttcaagatttttccctatCTGCAGTGgaagcaatttttcattaattgtgaataacatATCCTCTCTTCCGTCTGCAAttatgtcagggcaaaagtacttatgtgtatgagttccaaacttcatacacaccagatgggcaaatcagaaagtctgccgggccgcaggttgagtatcgctggtctaacgtcatgtgtatcgatataaactaaatataatgaCTTTTCTGTAtttagttgaaatgtaaatacatagtagttataagataggtttaagaattgagtgtgatgagtgtgaacattgtcaacatatccttatatccaaTCCTGATcctgataaaaatatgtcacccttctaaactcgagtctaccgcgagtaatcggttttctaccttattaacaatagaattaaggaaaattgttcatagatatatatgtatatatatatatatatatatatatatatatatatatatatatatatatatatatatatatatatatatatatatatatatatatatatatatatatatatataaagttaaTATGTTTAGTTAAGAATTCAGCTCCTTCAAACTTATTATTAACTAAACTGAGcctataaaaataaacgaattaataaaaaattaaaaaaaaattctgtggaaaaatgtcatatggtgagtcaaatgtcTTTGAtatgatgaatagagcctcttatttttcaaaaacctgtgaaatattgttatatccaaaaagtctacaacaaacataaaaagttttacagatatgtctgtaaatttacaaacatatttgtaaatctggcatctctggtggtctgagaatttattgcaagaaatcgcttgaaaatgaagtgaattgagtccgcaccactttggtctatggtactaggtgaggccgtttcgtcactaagttggttaggggagcggtatatgaaaacagtacggaagaaagcagaaggggaattttttccttgaagtgtgaatgagtcagactgatcacgagcgagcttgggcacaagcgtattgtgttttgtttacaaacaaaacacagtagacttccaagatggctgaagagtggttttagcaagttgacccaccttaggatatacttctacgcgccttgcttTAGACGGGAAATAtagaaatttgaattattaattTAGGAATATTCGTCTAATATttatcaaggcgcgtagaagtatatcctaaggtgggccaacttgctaaaaccactcttcagccatcttggaagtctactgttttgtttgtaaacaaaacacaatacgcttgtgcccaagctcgctcgtgatcagtctgtctctttcacgcttcaaggaaataattccccttctgctttcttccgtactgttttcatataccgctcccctaaccaacttagtgacgaaacggcctcacctagtaccatagacccgtcttgatattTATTACCGGAGATAAATAAAAGTGGACTTAACcgtcaaaattatataattacatttaaaatggtTTCATTTAGTATACAAATGTCACATGATGAAAttaccaggggttagacatcaattgaacaTAGGATACCtagaatcaaaatcaatatggcgtcatttatttatcaacatatcattgccgaggattgaaatcgaaaaatgcgctgctttattctaactgcatgagcgattttcatatttcggtttcacatggaggtgttcacatttaacatggagtttgaagttagccactattcgactatataaccggaccgagttgtaaacaacagtaattgatggaaccaaaatgtcagtgaaccgcagcaatattgggtacactggcaatatgagggatttgacgttttagtcatacccctggaaATTACCGGTTTACTAACATTGGCGCTCGAATCTTATAAATGTATGAGTTAAACCTGTGGAAGATTTTATAGCTCAAACCCTCAATCAGCTGTTGACCAGCTGAAGGTTTTATCGATATATGGGATTGCCCATGTGAATTTAGTGGATTAGGAAGTATTTACATAGTATTCAATATGCGAATGTTCCTTAATACCCGACGGAGTTTTTCCACTACCCGGAAAGTAGCCTCCTTCGCGAAATGGTATAGAGGCTTATGGCGATCGAAACCGGCGAATGAGCCGCCGTATGATCACATCACGCAAGTCGGGGATCCTGTACTGAGACTCAAAGCAACGCCAGTGCCATTAGACGCAATAACATCGCCGGAAGTTAAATTCCTGGTTCAGCGGATGGTGGATGTTATGCGCAAATACGACGGAGTGGGTTTAGCTGCCCCTCAGATCGGTATTTCTCTCCGGGTCCTAGTTATGGGATTCGATGAAAAGTCAAAAAAAGAATACACCGAATCGGAGCGCAAAATCAAAGGGATGAAAACACTGCCACTCACGGTAATTGTATGAataattaattttgaaaaactatTGTATCATTTTATTTGTAGGTTTTAATCAATCCAGAAATGAAGATAAAAAATTACGATAAAATATGCTTTCCGGAAGCATGTATGAGTGTCCGTGGGTATAGTGCTGAGGTGACACGCTATGCGGAAGTTTCACTTACGGGTTTTGATGAAACCGGAGTGTCCAGACAGCTAACTCTCGAAGGATGGAACGCACGTATTGCTCAGCATGAGATGGACCATTTGAATGGGATTGTTTATACGGATGTGATGAATCCGAAAACATTTACCTGCACGTGTTGGGAGGCAGTGAACCGGCATCATGGCAGGGTTCGAATTTCATTTCATCAGAAATAAACACACATAAGAGATAGTGCAACCTTCTAAACAAGAATTAATTTAAAAAGATATGTATTCTGTGACAGAGAaatatacagtggtagacattcgtttagtcgcaccctatttttcctcaatatttttaaaaataattatttgtacagttttgttcataaaagacgattattgtttattttcatcgaattcatttttaaaaaaagtataaattcactttttgtgactgccagcaggtcattcaagaagcggaatgtccttctcggcaatgccttcgattgcttggaaacgtggatctatgcataatcctgctgaaaaaacgacatcctcggtagcgttattctcaatatggtcaatcaaaacgtcctccagtaattaaagatacttttcggagttcattcgggtgaaaatgaaacaaataagaAGCttgcggtcagtttcggcttcccttgaagtttcttccacatgatgtttggtgactcatctaagatgcgcgc
The Toxorhynchites rutilus septentrionalis strain SRP chromosome 2, ASM2978413v1, whole genome shotgun sequence genome window above contains:
- the LOC129769226 gene encoding peptide deformylase, mitochondrial-like is translated as MRMFLNTRRSFSTTRKVASFAKWYRGLWRSKPANEPPYDHITQVGDPVLRLKATPVPLDAITSPEVKFLVQRMVDVMRKYDGVGLAAPQIGISLRVLVMGFDEKSKKEYTESERKIKGMKTLPLTVLINPEMKIKNYDKICFPEACMSVRGYSAEVTRYAEVSLTGFDETGVSRQLTLEGWNARIAQHEMDHLNGIVYTDVMNPKTFTCTCWEAVNRHHGRVRISFHQK